A genomic window from Lotus japonicus ecotype B-129 chromosome 1, LjGifu_v1.2 includes:
- the LOC130734251 gene encoding uncharacterized protein LOC130734251 — protein MSMDSKKSASNGHEKTLIPQEQQAKINELRRLIGPLSGKASIYCSDASISRYLRARNWNVKKAAKMLKQTLKWRAEYKPEEIRWEDIAHEAETGKIYRANYIDKLGRTVLVMRPGRQNSKSTKGQIKYLVYCMENAILNLSQEQEQMVWLIDFQGFNMSHISIKVTRETAHVLQEHYPERLGLAILYNAPKFFEPFFTMVKPLLETKTYNKVKFGYSDDQNTKKLMEDLFDFDHLESAFGGKDTAEFEINKYAERMKEDDKKIPSFWASENSTSSVQNIAPSLDSIKLDTDSDASDNEKKVCASDSEKIDCSPNPDSETDIIDHDENNLGKRNDIIDHDENNQGKRNANEDSKVL, from the exons ATGAGCATGGATTCAAAGAAATCCGCCTCTAATGGTCATGAGAAAACGTTAATACCGCAAGAACAGCAGGCAAAG ATCAATGAGTTGAGAAGGTTAATTGGGCCGCTGTCCGGTAAGGCATCCATCTATTGTTCTGATGCATCCATCTCAAGGTATTTGAGGGCACGGAATTGGAATGTCAAGAAGGCAGCTAAAATGTTGAAGCAAACCTTAAAATGGAGAGCAGAGTACAAACCGGAAGAGATCCGCTGG GAAGATATTGCTCATGAAGCAGAGACAGGAAAGATCTATAGGGCAAATTATATTGACAAGCTTGGGAGAACAGTCCTTGTAATGAGACCTGGCCGCCAG AACTCAAAGTCAACAAAAGGACAAATTAAGTATTTGGTATACTGCATGGAGAATGCTATTTTAAATCTTTCACAAGAACAGGAACAGATGGTCTGGCTGATTGACTTCCAGGGTTTCAATATGTCACATATATCAATCAAAGTGACACGTGAAACTGCCCATGTATTACAAGAACATTATCCCGAACGGCTTGGTCTTGCAATACTGTACAATGCGCCTAAATTCTTCGAACCATTCTTCACG ATGGTAAAGCCCCTATTAGAGACCAAGACTTATAATAAAGTCAAGTTCGGTTACTCTGATGATCAGAACACCAAGAAGCTAATGGAGGATTTGTTTGATTTTGACCATCTTGAATCTGCATTTGGTGGGAAAGATACTGCAGAGTTTGAGATAAACAAATATGCTGAGCGAATGAAAGAGGATGACAAGAAGATTCCCTCTTTTTGGGCAAGTGAAAACTCTACATCCTCAGTCCAAAACATTGCTCCTTCTTTAGATTCAATTAAGTTAGACACAGATTCTGATGCTTCAGATAATGAGAAAAAAGTATGTGCATCTGACAGTGAGAAAATTGATTGTTCCCCTAACCCCGATTCGGAAACTGACATCATTGACCATGATGAGAATAATCTAGGGAAAAGAAATGACATCATTGACCATGATGAGAATAATCAAGGGAAAAGAAATGCAAATGAAGATAGCAAGGTGCTATGA